AGCCTTCTGCCGTTGCCTTGTCTGTGCCTAACCTCTCGTATTCACCTCCCTCTTCATTCCCGTGTTTGGGTTGCGTCGAGCGTGAGTTGGACCGAGCGCTGACGCGATTGatcgaagagagaagaggggaaggacgGGTGACAGAAGAGGGCCGGCAAGCAGTTTCGAAGGAACACAGAAACCGcattttttcttttctttttcggaAGGCTGCTGCCAAGTGGGGACCGGTGCTTCTTCAGTTTGTCTGGTTCTTggtgaagagaaaggtgCAGAGGGCgtgggaggaaagaaggagggTTAAGAAGAGGGCGGCAGAGGAGTACAAAGACGATGAAACAGAAGGCAAGAAGGTGAATcacgagaaacaggaaaggtGAAGGATGGGCGAAAGCCCAGTGGGGGGGATGGAGAGAACCATGTCCAATAATGAGGCAGCCAGACAGTCGTTtaaaaagggaagaagtgATGTGAAGAATCTGCTCGCGCAGCGTTTTCCGGGGAGGGTTGGAAATAAGACTACGAAGGACAGATACACAGTGGAGGTCGAAGAGggacacgaagaagaggaagtgaATAGTATAGGAAAAAAAAACCTAGTTGGTAAGAAGATGAAGCGGACCAGGCAGGGTCAGGAAGGGGGACGGCGTAAAGGGAGACGACAAAGACCAGATGCGAGGAGCACCGAGAAGACCACGAACGAAATGAAaccgggaaaaaagaagtAATGCTGGCATTTTAATGGTCTCTCGATGTGTAAGATGACACCAAAAACAGGTGGATCCAAAATGGTGTCGATAACCAGCTGCACGGTCTAACAGGCAAGGCAGGAGGGAGCGTGAATCTGTGGCCACACGatcgtgtctctccacagaTGATAACGAAATGAACACAAAACCCAGCACAAGCCGTGCTGTTTTTTCCATCCGAAGTAGTCAAGTAGATTCTCTTGCATCAAAGGGCTCCCACGAAGGAGACCGCTCTACCTCTCTTTGTCACTTTATCTGTATTAGTCGCCGTTGCCCTTTCGCTCTGTcgttctgcgtctttctctttccgaaCTTCTTCCCACTTTTGGTTCTCATCGTTTCGGTCCTACACCGTGTTCTGTGACTCTCCGCTGCTTTATACTCCTCTCGCCGGTTCGCTGTCGTCTCatcctcttcgcctctctcgcccacCTAAAAACTCTACATTTTCAGAAACAGTACTTCGCACTCCCAGCGACCGCGTGGCTCCATCTCAGACAAAATGCCTCAAGAGACCGAGGTGTCCGGCCTCGCACACACTTGGGGTCACTGAAGAGCACGTTGAGCGGGGCTTTCCGCGGTTGCCTTTCATCATGGCTCCGCCAACGGGCGAATAACACATGGCGCTACCCGCAGCATCAGATAGAAGACTGGGTCCCACCGTAGACGATAGACTCGTTCCCCTTTTTCCAGCTGTGCCTCCATTTTCGAACTGGAAATTTTGCTGTCGGTAGGAGGCTACTTTAAAAActcaggagacagaaaataTGGAGTGATCACATCGCACAATGAGGGATGCTTCGAAAAAGCCAAAGAGCGCAGAACAGACAGAATGACGCCCGCCACCGTTTCCGGATCCACGTCTGACAGTCCTGCGAAGCGGCACGAACATGGCGAAGCATACCTCGGAACGGTTGTATAAGCCAGACGGGAGTTTCTTCAGGTCTCGTAACGATATGGGACCTCCACCACCTGGCGATGCACGGAAACGGCACCGCTGCGCATTTTCCCTTAAATAAAACACACTCATGACCAACCCTTGCAGGGAGCACAGAGCAGGCATGCAGAGACGGGAACAGAACGACTTCAAAATGAAGAGCTTCCGTTTTCACTATTTTGCACAACCCTGTAATGTGGTCTCCAAGTTCGCTACGTCCTACCCGAAAACGAGTCTTTTGTAATGGATCGGAGCAGTTGGTACCAGAAGCGGCAGTGGATGGGGAGATATCTCTGCGTCTTGCTTCCCTCTCCACTACGTTCTTTTTGTTGCATGACGGAGGCGTACTGGTCAAGCAAGTTCGAGTACAGAGTAGACATCTAGTTGTGAAGGTCGCAGTCCCGAGAGGTCTTACTGTAAATTGCACTTGTCTTCGAGTCATGTGTGCGGAGTTCATATTAGGCAAACGTGTCTGGTGTTGGATAAGCCATTAAGCTATTTGTTTCCTTCGGGGTGCTACGGAACCGCCGTGGCTGAAGAAGCGGCGTCCGGTGCTCTACCATAGAAAGGCTTCCTCAATTCAGAAGCAGGATTCTGCCGCAGAACACCGTTCCGCTGGGGCATCCGAACAGGGTCACTGGAATCAGGACGGCTATTCATCAGGATGACGTAGGACTTTACTGAAGCTGTCAGACAGTCAGGGCTACACTATCAAAAAGTGGAGAAATATTGTGATGGGCACTCCCCAGCACCACAGGTGGGCAAAAGACTTGAACGGTTGTTCGGAAACGCTCCTTCTCCACGTTTCTCGGAAAGAAATCGATTTTTTTGTGTTCTGCGTTGTGGGGCTCGAACAAAGCGATACGTAGCTCCTCTAAGCAGCAACACCCAGGGTCATGCGCGGTAGATTCCCGGAGTACCCAGCTTCTCGCTGATCTAAAAGGCTCATCTACCCCAAAACAGAAATGAACGAACGATTCAATTCATCTACAGTACTGGATGCCGTTAGGGATGAGTACTGCCAGTTGTGCTGTAAGGCTGCTACTTGGGGCAGTGGCACTGCATCAGGCTCCTGCTGGCTTTTTGCCACGGGGGACCACGCCTAAATAAATGCGTTCCGTATTTCCTGCATGACATGAGCCACACGATATGGGCTACTCAAATTCCGCTGTCGGCGGCTGCCAGTTTGAAGGGCTGGGGTACTGATGACTCTAGCGGCATCCGGATGCCTAGCGGCGGAATCTTTCCTTCCACCGCACGGACCTCAATGCACATTCACTACCGTGGGAGACTGCGTGGGGTCTTCCAACAGAAGGTAACTGTCGGAGGAAATAATGAACTTCATGTATCGGATGGACAGACCTGTCTCCATTCCTAATAGTGCAGAACAGCTTCCACTAGAACTAAAACACGAATGCTTTGTAAAGCAAACGATATTCCTCCAAGAAAGAACTCACCTACTCGTACACACCCACAACACACTGCAAAACATATTGCAAATGATCCGTCGAAAAACGAAGCAGCAGTTTCTctcaggagagaagcgctTAGAATGACGTTCAGTATGTCccaagaaagaaaagcggaaTTGATACCAGAACAAACAATCTGTGGAAGGAAGCGTTCGTAGTCAGTGAACCGGAGGTCTGGGGACTGAGTGTCATCTTCACCTTGCAGGTCGGCAgcgctgcagctgcggtTTGATCACCGGCAGGAGCCTTCGAAGTTCCGGCGATGTCTGGGTTGCAACCCAACACAATCGTTTCTTCCTGAGCAGGAAAGCCGTCTTCCGGAATCACGAGTTTAGGCGCGTTACCGTTGTTCGAATCCGTTGTCCACCAGCTCGATGTGAAGGTCGGCATGATCTCGGTCAGGTTCACCTCCTTGCAGTCCAATGTGTCGGAGCCGGCGCAGTGGTAGGCTGTCAAAGATTCCTTGGTCGGCTCCATCTGTCCCTCACTGCCACACAGGATAGTCAGCGAGTTGTTCTGGGAATTCAGTGTTACTTCTGGAACGGACTCGTTGCTCTCGTTGCCGTACGCGCAAATGAGGACACCGTTCTTCACAGCCGAGGTCCTGGCCTTGACGCTTACATTCACCACGCACTGTTTAGCGCTACCGTTGTCTGGGCTTGTTTGCCTGCAACCGACGAAGAAGCTTTTGTCAACTAGAGGGAAAATATGTTCGGGAAATACTATGGAGTGCTGCTCATTAGACTGTACCGTCGTTTCCGTCCATTTGGGGATGTTGTCGTCGGTTTTCAGATTAAGGAACTGTTTAATGGGAATTTTCGAGTTCGTTTTACACGACTTCAGGGTCTCCGCAGTGGTGGCCGCAACGCATACGTCCGTTTCAGCAGCGGGCACAAAGTCAAAAGTGGCTTTGGGGCACTGGATAGCGATTCCATTGCTCAACTCTGACAGGGTTGCGGTGTCTGTCGAATCGCTGGCTTCTTCGTCAACGCCTGACGCTGTTGAGCAGACACAAGTGGTCATCTGACTTTTTCGAGTGCAAGTAACGTTTGATGTTTCCGCGGCATTAACCCTCGGTAACCCGCACAGAACTGCGACAAAAACGTAGGCAGCCACCAGTCCGACTGTCGCAAGAGCCTTGTTTGACAAGGCAATCCGACCTTCCATCTTTCACACAGTTTAGTGCAAACCCACGCACAGACAGTCTCTTCAGCGACAAAAACCTAATGTGACACATCTAAAAGTAACCAAACCGGTAACAGGCCAGCTAATCCTAAGAATCCGTTCGTCCTGAGTCATCATGCAACAGCCCAGACTCCGGCAACCTCAGTTCGACCGGTGGCGGTGGCGAACCGTCGGCTTGCCCCGAAAAGCGCCGTGGTCCCCTAGTGGAGCATGCTGCCTGTGCCTCTCGAGCGGTTGTCAATGAAGTCACGTGCAGAACGCAGCCGTATATCTTTTGGCTATGTCGTCCCTCAAAGCGACGTCAAGATTGCCATTGGTCGCAacctcctcttttctccgttgctCTCAATTTCCTCCACTAAATTCACCATTCTCAACGAAGGGGGGCGACTGTATTGCGTACCAAGTGCCAGGAACCGCCTCCGGCTTGAGGAACGACCGTCAAGGGCAACCGCGCCCGCCAACGAGGGGGGACGAGCCAGCCACAGTTCCGCGTGCCAGTTGAGTTCCGACACCCAAATTAGCTGGCGGCTCCCCACATTCCACCGTCCCATTTCTGTACATTTCTCAGGGTTaaaaaaaaggggggagGTGAACCCCGCTGTGCTTCCGATTGcctcaggtgtctcctcgcttttgtGTCACTTGTTGTCAAGCTCGTCCTCATATCTTGCGTgacttctgtctcctctcgtaTCGTCGATATCTCgggcttctgtctccccctaAGCGCCTTCAAACACAAATAGCACATGTACGGGTACCTCGGGCACTTTTCGAAATGTCGGTTTTGTTCACCCCCTTTCTGCCCCTCTCTTCATCAAATTCTCTCCTCATTCAACGAGATGTAATGCCTCACACAAAAGCTTCTTCTGGTGATGCCTACCCGCTGATCACTCCACCTTTTCGTGgtgcggaaggcgagagtgTTCGCGGGCACACACCGGGGTAGGGCGTCAGGAAAAGGCAGGGTGCATTGGgtggaacgagaaggaaataGTGAGGCACACTGGGCTACACTAGACGGAAATTCTTCACGGCGAACGATGATATATTATGGAGCCGTCCGTGCCCCGAAAAAAAGTAAATCAAGGTACTTCCAACTGCCTTCTGCTCCTTTACGTAGCAAGGAGGGGAGAGTTGGAGTTCTGGGTCTCTCTGTTAAACTCCTAgatctcttctctcatcCGCTCATCTCTCATggttcgcgtttctctctggtggTCGAAGGGAAAAATGGAGGGAATagaacagagacgaagaaggaaccaCGACACCGGGGATGTCAAAACGGGAGGGACAGGGAACGGAACGAAacagggaaggaggaagaacagaaagtAGGAAGCGATGATGAGAAGGAGCAAGACGGGGATAAggtgagaaaaaaaagcacgaaaacggaaagctGCATACACAGACTTAGCCTGTCGACTGAATCAGACATAGGGAGGagcaaaaacggaaagcaAAGGATGCTCTCGAAGtcgggaaaaaaacgagcagGGAGCCAGCACAGgtgctcttctcgcctcgactTCAGCCGCAGATGTCCTGGGCAACCTCTACAGACTGAGCAGTGCcatctgcctctgtctcttcccctctttccccttcttcgtgtGTCTTGCTCGTTCGCTTCAGCTCTGTCGAGCTTGTGTGTCGGGCAAGACAGGCGTGCGTACATGGGGGAGGGGAATTGCCGATCTCTACTGGAGGCAATATCATTCTGACTCtgcttctgtcgcttttgcgttcctctctgtccccttagctcttgtctcttccatCTTCTTTTCGAAattccttctgtctccctcttccatGGTCTCCGTTACTCTCTGTGGGGCCTGTCTAAccccttctcccctcttccctttcgtctcctcctcccctTTGCTAGATGTTTCCTCATATGTGTTGCTTACCGGCCTGCCGTGGGTGGTGTGGGATGATTATCTGGATATACACCGCAGCGAGGTGTTCCGTTTCGTTGAGGAGACGGACAGCTGCTTGTTCTCTCGGTTGCTGATCACTCCGgggaacagaggaagactgAATGCCCTAGCTGTGTGGGGGACCAGAGGAGAGGCTGAGCCACAAAGCACAGCACAGCCAAAGAAGGGACCAAGAACAGATTTGGAAGCAAGCCAAAAGAATCTCTCGAGGACTGTCTTCAGTTTCGATATCGTGGGTTTGCCCATCAGTTGTCCAGTAGCTTTGAAGAACCGGACGCAAGACTTCCCGTGAACGAAGAGGTAGTGATGTGCAAGCACACAGATGAGAgggcagaagcgaagaacaAAAGATAGGAAAGCAtgagggaggaaagggagaaggcgaagactaagtgaagaaaagcgaagaatgGGTGCTTGAAGGAGGGTTGACTTAAGGCAATTCTTTTCTTGAGGAACGTCTTCCATTTCGGTGCTTCTCCTCCATTCTCCCTTCCCCTTGCCTGGTCGTCACAAGAGTGTCACGCGTTCGGTTTCCGTTTTAAGAATGACAACAAAAATCTCTTCGAGAACAGCAGCGTAATCACACGAAGAGAAATGCTGACGCAAGGCTTCTGCGaactctctgtccttccagCTTACCTGACGTGTATGTAGAAAACAAACAGACAACTCGTatcctctttctgtctcccgctctcATCCTTGGTTTCTGGTCCGCCTTCCCTCCAGTGCCACGCACGAAAACTGAGGTGTATATAGAGCCGAACGTTCAAGCGTGCagccgacggagaagcgacagcaaAAACCGCATCGAGCGGGattgtgtctcttctcccttgcccGACAAAAATGCTCATTTTGTTCCCATTCTATGCGTCAAAACAGTAGGTTTACTCTTGTGCCGGgtcgtccttcttccacAAGGTTCGGTTTTTCACACGTGAGCGGTTGACTGTTCCGACATATTAGAACGCTTGCTGGACTTCCCGAAGTGAAGATCGCATGTCTCCGAGTACATGATTCACTGAAGGATCTACCATGCTCCCGAGTCGGTGAACGGAAGCGTTCACATTCGATGCCTCTGGTTATAGATTAGCCTTTCAAATGCTTCATTTGTCCCGGTGCACGGAACAGCCATGGCTGAGAATGAGGTGGACGGTAGCCGACAAATTGATCGTGGCGTGCATGGAGAAGCATGACCGTGTCACAGAGTACTGTGGAGTGGGAACAaatgaagagagagcaagcgAAACAAGGAGGGCGTCCATCAGTGTTGTGTAGGATCTCGAGAGATCGACTTGCGA
The sequence above is a segment of the Neospora caninum Liverpool complete genome, chromosome IX genome. Coding sequences within it:
- a CDS encoding srs domain-containing protein, whose protein sequence is MEGRIALSNKALATVGLVAAYVFVAVLCGLPRVNAAETSNVTCTRKSQMTTCVCSTASGVDEEASDSTDTATLSELSNGIAIQCPKATFDFVPAAETDVCVAATTAETLKSCKTNSKIPIKQFLNLKTDDNIPKWTETTVQSNEQHSIVFPEHIFPLVDKSFFVGCRQTSPDNGSAKQCVVNVSVKARTSAVKNGVLICAYGNESNESVPEVTLNSQNNSLTILCGSEGQMEPTKESLTAYHCAGSDTLDCKEVNLTEIMPTFTSSWWTTDSNNGNAPKLVIPEDGFPAQEETIVLGCNPDIAGTSKAPAGDQTAAAALPTCKVKMTLSPQTSGSLTTNASFHRLFVLVSIPLFFLGTY